A stretch of the Esox lucius isolate fEsoLuc1 chromosome 2, fEsoLuc1.pri, whole genome shotgun sequence genome encodes the following:
- the LOC105023450 gene encoding retinoblastoma-like protein 2 isoform X4 — translation MATLLQDLLSGSRHGPSDSLASTFRSCARNPSETISTRLRGMLDTFYQHYKEPGEENCYLDRERGVRFSHQAGALYYRVLEAVINQERLRLRAKDLSGILEHDLFQRSLVACCLEMVMFSHQPTDSFCFPLVIEIFSLAPYYFYKVIEPVLRAEEGLPPRVVRHLNDIEEQVLESLAWRRDSPLWENIRNTQEHVPACQQVMPPQYLEDTDKESKASANPSHPTPSCVSGPHGDRLNSPITLDDRYGSPPVGSDVVVGCATPVRPPPPPSVIVTAKTVVTVASATVTTNNGQSVTIPVQGLVNDRGGITLIPVHLSIVRQPVHLQQMSSASKQQPQASVPNKPQRGGSLSLFLRKVYHLASRRLRDICVKLGICEELRLKIWTCFEYALVHCTDLMLDRHLDQILMCAIYIMTKVTKEDMTFKHIMKCYKAQPHASKSVYRSVLIGRNTSSSQNSPGGLSRENNSEDSSSSLLISQAPPTQPTVPRTLFRPGQEERGHLICFYNIVFSKQMKHFALRYSLSSLTTAGVKEYFPKLSI, via the exons ATGGCAACTCTGCTGCAGGACTTGCTAAGTGGTTCGAGACATGGACCCAGTGACAGTCTGGCCAGCACATTCAG GTCCTGTGCCAGAAACCCAAGTGAGACCATCTCCACTAGACTGAGAGGCATGCTGGACACGTTCTACCAGCACTACAAGGAACCAGGGGAAGAGAACTGTTATCTGGACAGAG agagaggagtgaggttCTCCCACCAGGCAGGGGCTCTGTACTACAGGGTTCTCGAGGCTGTCATCAATCAAGAGAGGTTGAGGCTGAGGGCCAAGGATCTCTCA GGGAttctggagcatgacctgttcCAGCGCTCTCTAGTGGCCTGTTGCCTGGAGATGGTCATGTTTTCCCATCAGCCAACAGACAGTTTCTGTTTTCCCTTGGTCATCGAAATCTTCAGCCTGGCTCCATACTACTTCTACAAG GTGATTGAGCCAGTTCTGCGAGCTGAGGAGGGCTTGCCCCCACGTGTGGTCAGACACCTGAATGATATAGAGGAGCAGGTCCTGGAGAGCCTGGCCTGGAGGAGAGACTCTCCACTGTGGGAAAACATCAGAAATACCCAAGAGCACGTACCAGCCTGCCAACAG GTGATGCCACCACAATACCTAGAGGACACAGACAAGGAGAGCAAGGCATCTGCTAACCCTTCACACCCGACCCCAAGCTGTGTGAGTGGTCCCCATGGAGACCGCCTCAACTCCCCTATCACCCTGGACGATCGCTACGGCTCACCTCCTGTTGGCTCCGACGTAGTCGTTGGGTGTGCCACACCAGTCAGGCCACCGCCGCCCCCCTCCGTCATAGTGACCGCAAAGACTGTGGTCACCGTGGCATCAGCCACAGTCACAACCAACAACGGCCAGTCGGTCACCATACCTGTTCAAG GCCTTGTCAATGACCGGGGTGGCATTACATTGATCCCAGTGCATCTCAGCATTGTACGTCAGCCCGTTCATCTACAGCAGATGTCCAGCGCCAGCAAACAGCAGCCCCAGGCCTCGGTTCCAAATAAACCTCAGAGGGGCGGCTCTCTTTCACTGTTCCTCCGCAAG GTCTACCACCTGGCGAGCAGGCGTCTCAGAGACATCTGTGTTAAACTGGGAATCTGTGAGGAGCTACGGCTGAAGATCTGGACCTGCTTTGAATACGCCCTAGTTCACTGCACCGACCTGATGCTGGATCGACACCTGGACCAAATACTCATGTGTGCCATCTATATAATGACCAAG GTAACCAAAGAAGACATGACCTTCAAGCATATCATGAAGTGCTACAAGGCTCAGCCTCATGCAAGTAAAAGT GTATATAGGAGTGTTCTCATAGGCAGAAACACAAGCAGTTCACAAAATTCTCCTGGAGGATTAAGCAGGGAAAACA ACTCTGAAGACTCTAGCAGTAGCTTGCTTATCTCCCAGGCCCCTCCAACACAACCTACAGTGCCCAGAACTCTATTTAGACCAGGccaggaagagagaggacaTCTGATCTGCTTTTACAACATCGTCTTTAGCAAACAGATGAAACACTTTGCCCTGCGCTACTCCCTCAGCTCTCTGACCACAGCTGGGGTGAAGGAATACTTTCCTAAACTATCTATATGA
- the LOC105023450 gene encoding retinoblastoma-like protein 2 isoform X2 gives MATLLQDLLSGSRHGPSDSLASTFRSCARNPSETISTRLRGMLDTFYQHYKEPGEENCYLDRERGVRFSHQAGALYYRVLEAVINQERLRLRAKDLSGILEHDLFQRSLVACCLEMVMFSHQPTDSFCFPLVIEIFSLAPYYFYKVIEPVLRAEEGLPPRVVRHLNDIEEQVLESLAWRRDSPLWENIRNTQEHVPACQQVMPPQYLEDTDKESKASANPSHPTPSCVSGPHGDRLNSPITLDDRYGSPPVGSDVVVGCATPVRPPPPPSVIVTAKTVVTVASATVTTNNGQSVTIPVQGLVNDRGGITLIPVHLSIVRQPVHLQQMSSASKQQPQASVPNKPQRGGSLSLFLRKVYHLASRRLRDICVKLGICEELRLKIWTCFEYALVHCTDLMLDRHLDQILMCAIYIMTKVTKEDMTFKHIMKCYKAQPHVYRSVLIGRNTSSSQNSPGGLSRENNSEDSSSSLLISQAPPTQPTVPRTLFRPGQEERGHLICFYNIVFSKQMKHFALRYSLSSLTTAGVETPPLSPYPCQCIGAPRRFRPHNHHSLYISSYKPSTPPSTPHSPCPGVLYYISRSPSERLQEINNMIRTGVSSTKRGRTQHEEGEEDCGPLVKRPCQKRPSAWQRRLRDMVNVQARSRAQNQQHAQSSAKAQH, from the exons ATGGCAACTCTGCTGCAGGACTTGCTAAGTGGTTCGAGACATGGACCCAGTGACAGTCTGGCCAGCACATTCAG GTCCTGTGCCAGAAACCCAAGTGAGACCATCTCCACTAGACTGAGAGGCATGCTGGACACGTTCTACCAGCACTACAAGGAACCAGGGGAAGAGAACTGTTATCTGGACAGAG agagaggagtgaggttCTCCCACCAGGCAGGGGCTCTGTACTACAGGGTTCTCGAGGCTGTCATCAATCAAGAGAGGTTGAGGCTGAGGGCCAAGGATCTCTCA GGGAttctggagcatgacctgttcCAGCGCTCTCTAGTGGCCTGTTGCCTGGAGATGGTCATGTTTTCCCATCAGCCAACAGACAGTTTCTGTTTTCCCTTGGTCATCGAAATCTTCAGCCTGGCTCCATACTACTTCTACAAG GTGATTGAGCCAGTTCTGCGAGCTGAGGAGGGCTTGCCCCCACGTGTGGTCAGACACCTGAATGATATAGAGGAGCAGGTCCTGGAGAGCCTGGCCTGGAGGAGAGACTCTCCACTGTGGGAAAACATCAGAAATACCCAAGAGCACGTACCAGCCTGCCAACAG GTGATGCCACCACAATACCTAGAGGACACAGACAAGGAGAGCAAGGCATCTGCTAACCCTTCACACCCGACCCCAAGCTGTGTGAGTGGTCCCCATGGAGACCGCCTCAACTCCCCTATCACCCTGGACGATCGCTACGGCTCACCTCCTGTTGGCTCCGACGTAGTCGTTGGGTGTGCCACACCAGTCAGGCCACCGCCGCCCCCCTCCGTCATAGTGACCGCAAAGACTGTGGTCACCGTGGCATCAGCCACAGTCACAACCAACAACGGCCAGTCGGTCACCATACCTGTTCAAG GCCTTGTCAATGACCGGGGTGGCATTACATTGATCCCAGTGCATCTCAGCATTGTACGTCAGCCCGTTCATCTACAGCAGATGTCCAGCGCCAGCAAACAGCAGCCCCAGGCCTCGGTTCCAAATAAACCTCAGAGGGGCGGCTCTCTTTCACTGTTCCTCCGCAAG GTCTACCACCTGGCGAGCAGGCGTCTCAGAGACATCTGTGTTAAACTGGGAATCTGTGAGGAGCTACGGCTGAAGATCTGGACCTGCTTTGAATACGCCCTAGTTCACTGCACCGACCTGATGCTGGATCGACACCTGGACCAAATACTCATGTGTGCCATCTATATAATGACCAAG GTAACCAAAGAAGACATGACCTTCAAGCATATCATGAAGTGCTACAAGGCTCAGCCTCAT GTATATAGGAGTGTTCTCATAGGCAGAAACACAAGCAGTTCACAAAATTCTCCTGGAGGATTAAGCAGGGAAAACA ACTCTGAAGACTCTAGCAGTAGCTTGCTTATCTCCCAGGCCCCTCCAACACAACCTACAGTGCCCAGAACTCTATTTAGACCAGGccaggaagagagaggacaTCTGATCTGCTTTTACAACATCGTCTTTAGCAAACAGATGAAACACTTTGCCCTGCGCTACTCCCTCAGCTCTCTGACCACAGCTGGG GttgaaacccctcctctttcgCCATACCCCTGCCAATGTATTGGAGCCCCGCGCAGATTCCGCCCTCACAACCACCATTCCCTTTACATCTCCTCTTACAAGCCCAGCACGCCCCCCTCCACTCCACACTCCCCCTGCCCTGGGGTCCTTTACTACATCAGCAGGAGCCCCTCAGAG CGCCTGCAAGAGATCAACAACATGATCAGGACAGGCGTGTCTTCCACTAAGCGCGGTAGAACCCAGCAtgaggagggtgaggaggaTTGTGGTCCGCTGGTGAAGAGACCCTGTCAGAAGAGGCCGTCAGCCTGGCAGCGACGTCTCAGGGACATGGTTAATGTCCAAGCCCGGAGCAGGGCGCAGAACCAGCAACACGCCCAGTCCAGTGCCAAAGCACAGCACTAG
- the LOC105023450 gene encoding retinoblastoma-like protein 2 isoform X1, with the protein MATLLQDLLSGSRHGPSDSLASTFRSCARNPSETISTRLRGMLDTFYQHYKEPGEENCYLDRERGVRFSHQAGALYYRVLEAVINQERLRLRAKDLSGILEHDLFQRSLVACCLEMVMFSHQPTDSFCFPLVIEIFSLAPYYFYKVIEPVLRAEEGLPPRVVRHLNDIEEQVLESLAWRRDSPLWENIRNTQEHVPACQQVMPPQYLEDTDKESKASANPSHPTPSCVSGPHGDRLNSPITLDDRYGSPPVGSDVVVGCATPVRPPPPPSVIVTAKTVVTVASATVTTNNGQSVTIPVQGLVNDRGGITLIPVHLSIVRQPVHLQQMSSASKQQPQASVPNKPQRGGSLSLFLRKVYHLASRRLRDICVKLGICEELRLKIWTCFEYALVHCTDLMLDRHLDQILMCAIYIMTKVTKEDMTFKHIMKCYKAQPHASKSVYRSVLIGRNTSSSQNSPGGLSRENNSEDSSSSLLISQAPPTQPTVPRTLFRPGQEERGHLICFYNIVFSKQMKHFALRYSLSSLTTAGVETPPLSPYPCQCIGAPRRFRPHNHHSLYISSYKPSTPPSTPHSPCPGVLYYISRSPSERLQEINNMIRTGVSSTKRGRTQHEEGEEDCGPLVKRPCQKRPSAWQRRLRDMVNVQARSRAQNQQHAQSSAKAQH; encoded by the exons ATGGCAACTCTGCTGCAGGACTTGCTAAGTGGTTCGAGACATGGACCCAGTGACAGTCTGGCCAGCACATTCAG GTCCTGTGCCAGAAACCCAAGTGAGACCATCTCCACTAGACTGAGAGGCATGCTGGACACGTTCTACCAGCACTACAAGGAACCAGGGGAAGAGAACTGTTATCTGGACAGAG agagaggagtgaggttCTCCCACCAGGCAGGGGCTCTGTACTACAGGGTTCTCGAGGCTGTCATCAATCAAGAGAGGTTGAGGCTGAGGGCCAAGGATCTCTCA GGGAttctggagcatgacctgttcCAGCGCTCTCTAGTGGCCTGTTGCCTGGAGATGGTCATGTTTTCCCATCAGCCAACAGACAGTTTCTGTTTTCCCTTGGTCATCGAAATCTTCAGCCTGGCTCCATACTACTTCTACAAG GTGATTGAGCCAGTTCTGCGAGCTGAGGAGGGCTTGCCCCCACGTGTGGTCAGACACCTGAATGATATAGAGGAGCAGGTCCTGGAGAGCCTGGCCTGGAGGAGAGACTCTCCACTGTGGGAAAACATCAGAAATACCCAAGAGCACGTACCAGCCTGCCAACAG GTGATGCCACCACAATACCTAGAGGACACAGACAAGGAGAGCAAGGCATCTGCTAACCCTTCACACCCGACCCCAAGCTGTGTGAGTGGTCCCCATGGAGACCGCCTCAACTCCCCTATCACCCTGGACGATCGCTACGGCTCACCTCCTGTTGGCTCCGACGTAGTCGTTGGGTGTGCCACACCAGTCAGGCCACCGCCGCCCCCCTCCGTCATAGTGACCGCAAAGACTGTGGTCACCGTGGCATCAGCCACAGTCACAACCAACAACGGCCAGTCGGTCACCATACCTGTTCAAG GCCTTGTCAATGACCGGGGTGGCATTACATTGATCCCAGTGCATCTCAGCATTGTACGTCAGCCCGTTCATCTACAGCAGATGTCCAGCGCCAGCAAACAGCAGCCCCAGGCCTCGGTTCCAAATAAACCTCAGAGGGGCGGCTCTCTTTCACTGTTCCTCCGCAAG GTCTACCACCTGGCGAGCAGGCGTCTCAGAGACATCTGTGTTAAACTGGGAATCTGTGAGGAGCTACGGCTGAAGATCTGGACCTGCTTTGAATACGCCCTAGTTCACTGCACCGACCTGATGCTGGATCGACACCTGGACCAAATACTCATGTGTGCCATCTATATAATGACCAAG GTAACCAAAGAAGACATGACCTTCAAGCATATCATGAAGTGCTACAAGGCTCAGCCTCATGCAAGTAAAAGT GTATATAGGAGTGTTCTCATAGGCAGAAACACAAGCAGTTCACAAAATTCTCCTGGAGGATTAAGCAGGGAAAACA ACTCTGAAGACTCTAGCAGTAGCTTGCTTATCTCCCAGGCCCCTCCAACACAACCTACAGTGCCCAGAACTCTATTTAGACCAGGccaggaagagagaggacaTCTGATCTGCTTTTACAACATCGTCTTTAGCAAACAGATGAAACACTTTGCCCTGCGCTACTCCCTCAGCTCTCTGACCACAGCTGGG GttgaaacccctcctctttcgCCATACCCCTGCCAATGTATTGGAGCCCCGCGCAGATTCCGCCCTCACAACCACCATTCCCTTTACATCTCCTCTTACAAGCCCAGCACGCCCCCCTCCACTCCACACTCCCCCTGCCCTGGGGTCCTTTACTACATCAGCAGGAGCCCCTCAGAG CGCCTGCAAGAGATCAACAACATGATCAGGACAGGCGTGTCTTCCACTAAGCGCGGTAGAACCCAGCAtgaggagggtgaggaggaTTGTGGTCCGCTGGTGAAGAGACCCTGTCAGAAGAGGCCGTCAGCCTGGCAGCGACGTCTCAGGGACATGGTTAATGTCCAAGCCCGGAGCAGGGCGCAGAACCAGCAACACGCCCAGTCCAGTGCCAAAGCACAGCACTAG
- the LOC105023450 gene encoding retinoblastoma-like protein 2 isoform X3 yields MATLLQDLLSGSRHGPSDSLASTFRSCARNPSETISTRLRGMLDTFYQHYKEPGEENCYLDRERGVRFSHQAGALYYRVLEAVINQERLRLRAKDLSGILEHDLFQRSLVACCLEMVMFSHQPTDSFCFPLVIEIFSLAPYYFYKVIEPVLRAEEGLPPRVVRHLNDIEEQVLESLAWRRDSPLWENIRNTQEHVPACQQVMPPQYLEDTDKESKASANPSHPTPSCVSGPHGDRLNSPITLDDRYGSPPVGSDVVVGCATPVRPPPPPSVIVTAKTVVTVASATVTTNNGQSVTIPVQGLVNDRGGITLIPVHLSIVRQPVHLQQMSSASKQQPQASVPNKPQRGGSLSLFLRKVYHLASRRLRDICVKLGICEELRLKIWTCFEYALVHCTDLMLDRHLDQILMCAIYIMTKVYRSVLIGRNTSSSQNSPGGLSRENNSEDSSSSLLISQAPPTQPTVPRTLFRPGQEERGHLICFYNIVFSKQMKHFALRYSLSSLTTAGVETPPLSPYPCQCIGAPRRFRPHNHHSLYISSYKPSTPPSTPHSPCPGVLYYISRSPSERLQEINNMIRTGVSSTKRGRTQHEEGEEDCGPLVKRPCQKRPSAWQRRLRDMVNVQARSRAQNQQHAQSSAKAQH; encoded by the exons ATGGCAACTCTGCTGCAGGACTTGCTAAGTGGTTCGAGACATGGACCCAGTGACAGTCTGGCCAGCACATTCAG GTCCTGTGCCAGAAACCCAAGTGAGACCATCTCCACTAGACTGAGAGGCATGCTGGACACGTTCTACCAGCACTACAAGGAACCAGGGGAAGAGAACTGTTATCTGGACAGAG agagaggagtgaggttCTCCCACCAGGCAGGGGCTCTGTACTACAGGGTTCTCGAGGCTGTCATCAATCAAGAGAGGTTGAGGCTGAGGGCCAAGGATCTCTCA GGGAttctggagcatgacctgttcCAGCGCTCTCTAGTGGCCTGTTGCCTGGAGATGGTCATGTTTTCCCATCAGCCAACAGACAGTTTCTGTTTTCCCTTGGTCATCGAAATCTTCAGCCTGGCTCCATACTACTTCTACAAG GTGATTGAGCCAGTTCTGCGAGCTGAGGAGGGCTTGCCCCCACGTGTGGTCAGACACCTGAATGATATAGAGGAGCAGGTCCTGGAGAGCCTGGCCTGGAGGAGAGACTCTCCACTGTGGGAAAACATCAGAAATACCCAAGAGCACGTACCAGCCTGCCAACAG GTGATGCCACCACAATACCTAGAGGACACAGACAAGGAGAGCAAGGCATCTGCTAACCCTTCACACCCGACCCCAAGCTGTGTGAGTGGTCCCCATGGAGACCGCCTCAACTCCCCTATCACCCTGGACGATCGCTACGGCTCACCTCCTGTTGGCTCCGACGTAGTCGTTGGGTGTGCCACACCAGTCAGGCCACCGCCGCCCCCCTCCGTCATAGTGACCGCAAAGACTGTGGTCACCGTGGCATCAGCCACAGTCACAACCAACAACGGCCAGTCGGTCACCATACCTGTTCAAG GCCTTGTCAATGACCGGGGTGGCATTACATTGATCCCAGTGCATCTCAGCATTGTACGTCAGCCCGTTCATCTACAGCAGATGTCCAGCGCCAGCAAACAGCAGCCCCAGGCCTCGGTTCCAAATAAACCTCAGAGGGGCGGCTCTCTTTCACTGTTCCTCCGCAAG GTCTACCACCTGGCGAGCAGGCGTCTCAGAGACATCTGTGTTAAACTGGGAATCTGTGAGGAGCTACGGCTGAAGATCTGGACCTGCTTTGAATACGCCCTAGTTCACTGCACCGACCTGATGCTGGATCGACACCTGGACCAAATACTCATGTGTGCCATCTATATAATGACCAAG GTATATAGGAGTGTTCTCATAGGCAGAAACACAAGCAGTTCACAAAATTCTCCTGGAGGATTAAGCAGGGAAAACA ACTCTGAAGACTCTAGCAGTAGCTTGCTTATCTCCCAGGCCCCTCCAACACAACCTACAGTGCCCAGAACTCTATTTAGACCAGGccaggaagagagaggacaTCTGATCTGCTTTTACAACATCGTCTTTAGCAAACAGATGAAACACTTTGCCCTGCGCTACTCCCTCAGCTCTCTGACCACAGCTGGG GttgaaacccctcctctttcgCCATACCCCTGCCAATGTATTGGAGCCCCGCGCAGATTCCGCCCTCACAACCACCATTCCCTTTACATCTCCTCTTACAAGCCCAGCACGCCCCCCTCCACTCCACACTCCCCCTGCCCTGGGGTCCTTTACTACATCAGCAGGAGCCCCTCAGAG CGCCTGCAAGAGATCAACAACATGATCAGGACAGGCGTGTCTTCCACTAAGCGCGGTAGAACCCAGCAtgaggagggtgaggaggaTTGTGGTCCGCTGGTGAAGAGACCCTGTCAGAAGAGGCCGTCAGCCTGGCAGCGACGTCTCAGGGACATGGTTAATGTCCAAGCCCGGAGCAGGGCGCAGAACCAGCAACACGCCCAGTCCAGTGCCAAAGCACAGCACTAG